The following are from one region of the Corylus avellana chromosome ca1, CavTom2PMs-1.0 genome:
- the LOC132170546 gene encoding G-type lectin S-receptor-like serine/threonine-protein kinase At2g19130, whose translation MGSMMTDHQPLLLFALLSILSYYRACFSIAADTLSPGHSLSHSKRETIVSKGGTFELGFFKPGSSSKIYLGLWYERFPDEIVWVANRENPLYRPSSSRLYLSENGNLLLFEGSSEIPVWSTNLTFPKSNITEAVLGDDGNFVLRGRSNTSSIFWESFDHPTDTYLPGMKLRLNKVTGKSQQFISWKNSQDPAPGLFLAGSNLNGSPQLFLEWNRSQIYWRKEVSNIIKERTSIFNWSIESTTNESERYVTYSLYNPSNPANYRIDQTGRINTRVWDTGPLWRTFSNTPGNLSDVYAICGAFGVVQYPDNSSYPCGCLKGFKPFSMEDTGLNDWSGGCVRKSPLQCENNMYANGKKDWFMKISNMRLPVYSKAYLAVNASRCELACMENCSCAAYAYNRSGCMIWEGALLNLLQLPYGGESGQDIYLKLAADEYQDPSTKGKKWKVWVAVLLPTTGLIVCLSIYFSCKHKDPHKLHHVFRKELCSYLVISLKWE comes from the exons ATGGGTAGCATGATGACTGATCACCAGCCATTGCTCTTATTTGCTCTGCTTTCAATCCTGTCTTATTACAGAGCATGCTTCTCCATAGCTGCTGATACCCTTTCCCCAggtcactctctctctcattcaaaGAGAGAGACCATAGTATCTAAAGGTGGCACTTTTGAGCTCGGTTTCTTCAAACCAGGCAGTTCATCAAAAATATACCTGGGCCTATGGTATGAAAGGTTTCCTGACGAAATTGTTTGGGTAGCAAATAGAGAAAACCCTCTGTATCGCCCATCTTCCTCAAGACTTTACCTCTCAGAAAATGGCAATCTACTCCTTTTTGAAGGTTCCTCCGAGATCCCAGTTTGGTCAACAAATTTGACATTTCCCAAGTCAAATATAACAGAAGCAGTACTTGGTGAtgatggaaattttgttttgagaggTAGATCGAACACCTCTTCTATATTTTGGGAGAGTTTCGACCATCCAACCGATACATATCTGCCTGGTATGAAGCTTCGGCTCAATAAGGTTACTGGAAAATCACAGCAATTCAtttcatggaaaaattcacAAGATCCAGCACCTGGTCTCTTCTTGGCGGGGTCAAACCTAAATGGAAGCCCTCAGCTTTTCTTAGAGTGGAACAGATCCCAAATTTATTGGAGAAAGGAAGTTTCAAATATTATTAAGGAAAGAACCAGTATCTTCAATTGGAGCATTGAGTCAACTACAAATGAAAGTGAGAGATATGTTACATACTCTCTTTATAATCCGTCTAACCCTGCAAACTATCGGATTGACCAAACAGGACGGATCAACACACGTGTGTGGGACACTGGCCCTTTATGGCGTACATTTTCGAATACACCAGGGAATCTATCTGATGTCTACGCTATCTGTGGTGCATTTGGCGTGGTACAATACCCTGACAATTCCTCATACCCTTGTGGGTGTCTAAAAGGTTTCAAACCATTTTCGATGGAAGACACCGGACTAAATGATTGGTCAGGCGGCTGTGTGAGGAAATCTCCTTTGCAATGTGAGAATAATATGTATGCTAATGGCAAAAAAGATTGGTTCATGAAAATATCAAACATGCGATTGCCTGTTTATTCGAAAGCATATTTGGCCGTGAATGCTAGCAGATGCGAATTGGCTTGTATGGAAAATTGTTCTTGCGCAGCTTATGCTTATAATAGGAGTGGGTGTATGATATGGGAAGGAGCTCTTTTGAACTTACTGCAACTTCCATATGGTGGCGAGAGTGGACAAGATATCTATCTCAAACTTGCTGCTGATGAGTATCAAGATCCAAGTACCAAAG GCAAAAAATGGAAAGTATGGGTAGCTGTGCTGCTCCCTACAACAGGGCTTATCGTATGCCTCTCAATTTACTTTTCATGCAAACACAAAG ATCCCCACAAGCTTCACCATGTCTTCCGGAAGGAGCTTTGCAGTTATTTGGTCATTTCACTCAAATGGGAATGA
- the LOC132167707 gene encoding G-type lectin S-receptor-like serine/threonine-protein kinase At4g03230 produces the protein MNTENHTKKREKKDAELPLFSYKSVLAATNNFSAMNKLGEGGFGPVYKGKLLRGQEIAVKMLSKRSGQGIEEFRNETILIAKLQHKNLVRLLGCCIERDEKILIYEYMPNKSLDYYLFNPTKKEMLGWEARIRIIEGIAQGLLYLHQYSRLRIIHRDLKPSNILLDGEMNPKISDFGLARIVGGNETQANTNRVVGTYGYMSPEYAMDGLYSIKSDVFSFGVLVLEIVSGRKNTSFYNNESLNLLRYAWELWRDDRSLDLMEPTIGYASFTSILLRFINIGLLCVQESPTDRPTMSDVILMISNEHAPLPTPKRPAIFTGRNIMDTNSIVDSAGNCSKNSVTISAMEAR, from the exons ATGAACACCGAAAATCATACGAAGAAACGAGAGAAGAAGGATGCTGAGTTACCACTATTTAGTTATAAGAGTGTATTAGCTGCAACAAATAATTTCTCAGCTATGAATAaacttggagaaggaggttttggacCTGTCTACAAG GGAAAATTACTTAGAGGACAAGAAATTGCAGTGAAGATGCTTTCAAAAAGATCTGGACAGGGAATTGAGGAGTTCAGAAATGAGACAATACTAATTGCAAAACTCCAGCATAAAAATCTTGTCAGACTCTTGGGTTGTTGTATCGAGCGAGATGAaaagatattaatatatgagtACATGCCCAATAAAAGTTTGGACTACTACCTTTTTA ATCCAACCAAGAAAGAAATGTTAGGTTGGGAGGCACGCATACGCATTATTGAAGGGATCGCTCAagggcttctttatcttcatcaataTTCAAGGTTACGAATCATACATAGAGATCTAAAACCAAGTAACATTCTCTTGGATGgtgaaatgaatccaaaaatatcagattttggcttGGCTCGAATAGTTGGAGGCAATGAAACACAGGCAAACACAAACCGAGTTGTTGGAACTTA TGGCTATATGTCTCCCGAATATGCAATGGATGGTTTGTACTCAATAAAGTCTGATGTGTTTAGCTTTGGAGTATTGGTGTTAGAGATTGTGAGCGGCAGGAAGAACACTAGCTTCTATAACAACGAGTCACTCAATCTTCTTAGATAT GCTTGGGAGTTGTGGAGAGATGATCGAAGTTTGGACTTGATGGAACCAACAATAGGATATGCTTCTTTCACTTCTATTCTGTTGAGGTTCATTAACATTGGCCTTCTTTGTGTCCAAGAAAGCCCAACTGATCGACCTACCATGTCTGATGTAATCTTAATGATTAGCAATGAACATGCACCTCTACCTACACCTAAGCGACCAGCGATTTTCACAGGAAGAAATATAAtggacacaaattcaatagttgaCAGTGCAGGAAATTGCTCCAAAAATAGTGTAACTATTTCAGCAATGGAAGCCCGATGA